The following proteins are encoded in a genomic region of Cryptomeria japonica chromosome 11, Sugi_1.0, whole genome shotgun sequence:
- the LOC131042526 gene encoding pentatricopeptide repeat-containing protein At5g14080, which translates to MKPNISADTVCKALIKSSNGSWDSLVEQTLHRLGCRSLLHPSLVAQVINPGLQNHHELALGFFNWAAQQSGYSHNSASYEALIQSLRNAKQFRTIEKVVKQMKLQKLELTTSIYTSIVKAQIQQAKKSLDAYRAYREMKSLGHRLDAGLYNSLLSSIASDGHIDLAQELYFEMRSEGVMVSAVGFGIFIGGFCRSGDIKRTLEIIDSAKGIHVPCFRGSIVATLVIHGLCQGSRIDEAWWVLEELRARNCKPDFVAYQIVVEALRDLHRFDEAQRVLKQKRKLSVAPHAHEYKEFIFELVAEKRIKEAHDIARLIRRANFPLEEDVFNVLIGSLSSIDADTALELLQAMVATGHIPNSLTLCNLVQGLCNSRKVDKIWELFQEFAGKGLIKDTATYNFMLFSLCKSGKVREAYKFFEIMRNNELYPNVESYNTLMDACCKADLLRPARRLWDEMFREGCHPNAQTYNILIMKFSKVGEVEEAERLFQQMLQDGVAPDALTYRYLIDGLTRDNKVDEAHQIYKDYLKSGLARDVPALNKICQCSLQLK; encoded by the coding sequence ATGAAACCCAACATAAGTGCGGACACAGTATGCAAAGCCCTGATCAAATCCAGCAATGGCAGCTGGGACTCCTTGGTAGAACAGACCCTCCACAGACTGGGCTGCAGGAGTCTTCTTCACCCGTCTCTGGTAGCCCAAGTCATCAATCCAGGCCTCCAAAACCACCATGAACTGGCCCTTGGCTTCTTCAACTGGGCTGCTCAACAATCAGGTTATTCTCACAACTCTGCTTCTTATGAAGCTTTAATTCAATCCCTTAGAAATGCAAAGCAATTCAGAACAATAGAAAAAGTTGTAAAACAAATGAAACTACAAAAGCTGGAGTTGACAACATCCATTTATACTTCAATTGTCAAGGCCCAGATACAACAGGCCAAAAAGAGTTTAGATGCATATAGAGCTTACAGAGAAATGAAGAGTTTGGGGCATAGATTGGACGCGGGTCTTTATAATTCTTTGTTGAGCAGCATTGCTTCAGATGGGCATATTGATTTGGCTCAGGAGTTGTATTTTGAAATGAGGTCCGAGGGTGTAATGGTCAGTGCAGTTGGGTTTGGGATCTTCATTGGGGGATTCTGTAGGTCAGGAGACATTAAAAGGACTCTGGAAATCATAGATAGTGCCAAAGGAATCCATGTTCCATGTTTTAGGGGCTCAATTGTTGCTACATTGGTGATTCATGGACTCTGCCAGGGGTCTAGGATTGATGAAGCTTGGTGGGTGTTGGAGGAATTGAGGGCTAGAAACTGTAAGCCTGATTTTGTTGCGTATCAAATTGTAGTTGAAGCTCTCAGGGATTTACATAGATTTGATGAGGCTCAGAGGGTGTTGAAGCAGAAGAGGAAGCTGAGCGTAGCTCCTCATGCGCATGAGTATAAGGAGTTTATATTTGAACTTGTTGCCGAGAAAAGAATTAAGGAGGCCCATGATATAGCACGGTTGATTAGAAGAGCAAACTTTCCTTTGGAGGAAGATGTTTTTAATGTCCTTATTGGGTCACTTTCCAGCATTGATGCAGATACCGCATTGGAACTTCTTCAGGCAATGGTAGCTACTGGCCATATTCCTAACAGCCTTACTCTTTGCAATTTAGTTCAGGGTCTTTGCAATAGTAGGAAAGTGGATAAGATTTGGGAGTTGTTTCAAGAATTTGCTGGAAAGGGATTAATTAAAGACACAGCCACTTACAATTTCATGCTTTTTTCACTCTGTAAGAGTGGGAAAGTAAGGGAAGCTTACAAGTTTTTTGAAATAATGAGGAATAATGAACTCTATCCTAATGTTGAAAGCTATAATACTTTGATGGATGCTTGCTGCAAAGCTGATCTGTTGCGTCCAGCTAGAAGGCTTTGGGATGAAATGTTTAGGGAAGGTTGCCACCCAAATGCCCAAACTTATAATATTCTCATCATGAAGTTTTCAAAGGTGGGGGAGGTTGAGGAGGCTGAGAGGCTTTTTCAACAAATGTTGCAGGATGGTGTCGCTCCAGATGCGCTCACATATAGATATCTAATTGATGGTTTGACGAGGGACAATAAAGTAGATGAGGCTCATCAGATTTACAAAGATTACTTGAAGAGTGGATTGGCTCGAGATGTGCCTGCCCTTAACAAAATTTGTCAGTGCTCTTTACAACTGAAGTGA